In Rhineura floridana isolate rRhiFlo1 chromosome 4, rRhiFlo1.hap2, whole genome shotgun sequence, the sequence TGTGGCCAAGCTATTTTCATCCAAGAATACGAGTAGGTGATGTCCCACTgaaagctggtggaaggcactctTAGCCAAGGTCACCTAAGCAGCCATCTAAGCTATGTCAAGTTTTCAGTATAACCCTGAATAGCAAAACTGTAGGAAGACCCCTACAGAATCCTAGTGCTTAAAATTTGGGCATTATTTTATGCAAGTCACATCATGgtgtgaattttatttatttatttgtttcatttgtataccaccccatagccgaagctctctgggcagtttacaattaaaaacattaaaaacaaatatacaaatttaaaaacacatttttaaaaagcaatttaaaaacacatgctaaaatgccaggcagaagagggaagtcttgacctggagccaaaaagataacagtgttggcgccaggcaaacctcatcagggggatcattccataatttgggggccaccactgagaagggcctctACCTTGCTGCCAgactccgagtaggcacccggaggagggccttcgatgttgagcacagtgtacaggtgggtttgtgtcgggagaggcgttccatcaggtattgaggtcctaagccatgtaaggctttataggttaaaaccagcaccttgaatcaagcttggaaacatacaggcagccaatgcaaatgggccagaatcggttttatatgtttgaaccgtctgctccctgttaccaatctggctgctgcattttgcacaagctgcagtttccaaaccatcttcaaaggcagccccacgtagagcgcattgcagtaatctaacatgacaactgaagccaggttatccctgtccagataagggcgtagctgggccaccaactgaagttggtagaaggcactccatgccaccgaggctacctgagcctcaagtgacagagatggttctaggaaaaaccccaagctatgaacctgcttcttcaggaggagtgcaaccccatccaggacatgttggacatccaccatctggtcagaagaaccacccactagcagcatctcagtcttgtctggattgagcctcagtttattagccctcatccagtccattgtcgcagccaggcactggttcagcacattgagggCCACTGAAGCACATCAATTTTGAGGGCCACCTTCAAGTTTATTCcatccctgcaaaaaaaaaaattagacagCAAGCTCCATCTTAAAAGAAGCCCTCCACTTTTTCTCTCAAAAGGAGGAAGAGAGTATGCCTACTACAACTCATATATGCATCAAACTCACAAAGCTTGCTTAGCATCTATTTTTATTCACCTGCAAATTTAATCAATTGATTGACTGTATGCTTGATTAATCTCTGAATGGCCTATTTAGATGGCATCTTCAAGCCAGTCTAGTTCACCAGATAGCAAAGCAAAGGGCACCACTACCATTTATGGGTTGGGGGAAGAGAGACAACACAGCACATCCAAAATCAGTCCAGACATGTAAAGTTTAACACACAGGCCTCAGTAATGCAATCGATTTTATATACAATGGCTAACTTCAGGGATGTCATTCCTATCTGCATgtacagcagtggttctcaaatgtTTTTGGTTCGTGGCACACTGTAAAGCATACAAAAATTTTCTAGTGCACTTagtgtacaaaatttaaaataatgtattttaaactatgaataaaaataacttaaactatagaaaactattacttaccctatacaaatgggcttcttctcatttttaaaatatactttcaaaatatttgaggcacacctagccacctcttagggcgcaccagtgtgcctgggcgcaccatttgagaatcactgatgtACAGGGATGGCATGCCAATTgacttcagtgtgtctactctatATATGACTTAACTTAGATACAAGCAACCCACTCTATTTAGAACATCAAAACAGCCACTCATAGCTCCTGGCAATGTACCTGCGGAGTAATGATAACTGAATTAATTTACAAATGTTATTGTATATATGAAAAAAGTCCAATACCATCACCTTATGACATCCTGCATATGATACTTTAAGAATCCAAACATTGTGTCTTATATAGTTAAAGGGATAAGGAACCTATTTGGTCCACGTTACTAAGAATTGTTCCAAGCTGTATATTGTGCTGCTGTTTTCACTGTAGGGTACTTGTAGCTAGCTGCTTTGTTGGGTATTTGAAAGACAAATGATGTTTATCAATTTACCAATTAACCACTAGTTACAGAAATTAATATTACATAACATAAATTGAGCATAAATACATCCAATTAAACCTAATTATTTTCAGCTAGTGCTGTATTACTCTAGCatggggtagccaaagtggtaccctccagctgttttggactacaactccattggCTAGTATGGCCAAcagttaaggatgatgggagttgggagtccagcaacacatgGAAGGCACTTCATCAGCTACGCATGATCTAGCAATTCAGAATTATGCACTATTACCAGCTGCCCCATGAGAACAAGAGTGTGCCAGATTCAAATCAAcagtagccgtgatggctgtgctctgccaccctagtcagaggcagcatgcttctgaaaaccagtcgccggaagcctcaggaggggagagtgttcttgcacttgggtcctgcttgcgggcttcccccaggcacctggttggccactgtgagaacaggatgctggactagatgggccactggcctgatccagcaggctcttcttatgttcttataaaatgATAGTAAGATCTCCCATATTGGAGATCAGCTCTGAGGTCATGCTTGACTAAAAGCTACATGAGGACTTATAACACTTAATATAGAAACATCACTCTGAGCTTCCATGTCAGacattaaggcaggggtggggaacctccagggaGTCCCATTTAGCCCCCAAGGCCTTTTCTCCAAATCATGTCCACCCATCCACCAGATGACATCTTTAGCTATGACAGCTCATGAGCAGGAGGATagggtttaatcctgcattggctgtACACTCCTGTCCCCAGCAgggcaggatttaatccctgctcgCTAGCTGAGAAgagattaaagccctgtgcaaagcaCCGTCAAGCAGCTCACACATGTGAGCTACTTCAAAGGgtcttttgcaaaggctttaagacagctccttcACTGTTGTCTGCTCCAACGTAAGAGGGTTGTCTTAAAGCTTTCCCCAAGTTTCCCCATGCATTGCTTTTAAGTCCACCAAGAAAACTGACAGATAGGCAGCCCTATATAAGGATCTGGCCAGTGGAACCACAAAGTTTCCTGACCCCTGCATTAAGGGATGGATCCAGAACTCTGCTGGTGCAAGGGACTTCTGTATACATAATGGaaattcctcttcctctcctgttgcctCCAGCCCCTCCCTTTACAGCCTCAAAGTCAGTTCAAGAGGGTTAGAGTATCcgttggagcagatttgggggcatgggggggggggagaaaacagaAGTCCTGTTGCAGCAGCAGAACCCTGCTGGCGCagtactggatacaacccaatatctaCAAAGTTATTGTTGGAATAAATTTCTACTTGCTAAACTGTGAAGAACTAGAAGAGATGAAATAGATTAAGATAGTGTGCTTCTCTTTAGTGTTAGGACATTTACCTATTccatttttagctgtttttgaCTCTCAAGACAAACAGGATGGCAAATTAACAAGCGCTGCAAGTTCATACAGGAGTGTAGTGTACTAGTCACGTTTGGAATGAAACTACAGGCTTCACAATAAACAGTTACATtaagttcagcaaataatcttTTAATAGATGCAAGCAGAATGTAAAACTACTTTATTGATTACAGTGTACAACGTTTCAACTCAATAAATATTGATCCCAAACACGTAAGCTATTTATGACAAGGACAAGAGTTGGTCCCTGAAGAGTGTATTGGAATGTAATGGACAGATGTTACTCCAAGATGGATCCTGTAAACTGGAGTCATTTGTTTTTCTTGGGCATAGCAGCGTCGTAGAATAAATAAAGGAGATAGCATGTTCCTGAAGACAAAACACACAATATTAGGTCAGATTCATAGAAaaagagtttgaaggggcctataaggctattgagtccaaccctctgctcaatggaagaatccaaattaaagcatacccgaaaggtggctgtcctgctgcctcttgaatgcctccagattAAGCACACATGCTTTGATTGTCTTCTATGAGAGGTTATGCTCATAAATTGCAAAGTATCTATGCAGCGCTTTTGCTCCAATCTTATGAGTATGTCAGAAGGTGTGTTAAGTCTCTTCAAGTTAAAAGGAGTCAGAGAGGAGCCCTTAACCCAACCATTTTCCCATCCTTTGATATCAGATCAACTAAACACAGCACAGGAAAATTCATAAAGGGAAGCTTGTGAATTCATATGGCAAAACTCTAAAAAATGCAGTTTTCTTGCAAAAATTGCCATCTTAAATCTTTCACCTTTCAAAACTGTGGGCAAGTTAAAATGCTTCAAGCACACTGGTCCTAATATagtgacagggaacctgtggatcTTCAGGTGTTATTGGAGTCCAAGtctcatcagccctggccagtatTCCCAATGGACGATGattggtgttgtagtccaacaccacctgGAGGGACACAGGCTCCCAATCCCTCTCCTAGCAGCTACATTTTAACTTCAGCTTCCATTCAGGAGTTTCTGCCTGATGTTTTAAAACTACATTCTCAAAGCTGTGAGGGATCCAGTCCAATAGCTAAATTAAGTAGATACTATGAAGAAATGGCAAAGGATAGCCAACAACTTTGAATGGAACGCTAAGAATGTAAACTCTTACTCAAATTGGCTGCTGAATAGAGTGAAGATTTGGGTTCCTTTGAGATAGAGCTCTTATAGACCCAAAGGATGTCCACAAGACAAACAGGAGAAAATTAGTATAAGGCATCTCCACAAACAGAAGCCCAGTCCACCTGGTTTTATATAGGTTTTCTAAGGGCAATTTTAAGAACAGATTGGGAAGATGATACAATGTAAGTATCCAAAGGATAGCATACAGCAGAAGGTATGGAAGGTTTCATAGATTGATAAAAGCTTCCATGCACAAGCACAATGTCAGTTGGGAGTTTTAAGGGACAAAAACAGTTGATCTGAAATATTAAGCCAAGTAAACCTTTATCTGCACAGCCAAACAAAAGATAGCAGAGAATTTTTCAAGTTCCTGTTTTAGAAATAGAGGAGGGGTACTGTAGAGCCTGGctcggagtccagagtctgtgagttcaaatccccactcgtgtctcctgggtgtaaacggccagctaaagatcacccgcacagtgagtggctcaggggttatgtgccctcccacctgtgcagccctcggcaagctgcatagacccaaggagcccagttgccccccagctggcagttgtggacaaggaaggggctggcttgtgcagctgtggcaagctgcgcaggccctagccagctggggaggactagcctcagagggaggcaatggtaaactccctctgaataccgcttaccatgaaaaccctattcatagggtcaccataagtagggatcaacttgaaggcagtcccaaccAACTGTCTCTTAGAAAGATGAACATGTAATCAGAGAAAACTATGACAGCTCTGCTGCTTCTTTGTTAAAATCTTACCAGAAATAGCAAGGACCATGGACGTTCGATACAGCAGTGCATCCATCAATCCACCTTTTAGGTACACTGGAAGGCCATTATCTTCCTAACATCAGGGACACAGACATAGAATTCATGTGTTAAGACTAATATCCTTGTAAAGCCCCCCCTCACTAGATAAAGAATTGAAACCTATTCAACTATAGTTACAATACTAGAAAGCTGCATTCTAACCTGTTTGCTCAAGTCCAGGCCAAAAAGTATAGAAAAGTTatttcctgctttgctgccagttAATCAAGCTAAATATTGTCAATCAGAACATTTACCTGAAATGGAAAGTTTACCAATACTGAAATATTGTGGTAAGCATTTACCACATATTGTAAAACCAAACTCTCCAGTTCAACTATAGTGTCCTATAGGCAGGCTATTTGCAACcaaatcctaggcatgtttacctAAAAATCCCTCCaagttcaatgaaacttactcccaAGCATTCATATCATACAAAGGATCATAGGCCAAATTTGGAGTGCATCACTAGGACTGGGACACCATTCAATAGTTAAAATATCCTCTATTGGCTCTTGTCAAATTTTCAATGGTCGAAAATGCCCTTGCATAAGTGACAATTTACCTTGACTGTAGGACTGTCTaatccaccagcagcagca encodes:
- the LOC133383103 gene encoding cytochrome c oxidase subunit 7A2, mitochondrial; amino-acid sequence: MLRNLLALRQISQKTLSTAPRRQLANKVPENQKLFQEDNGLPVYLKGGLMDALLYRTSMVLAISGTCYLLYLFYDAAMPKKNK